A single Pogoniulus pusillus isolate bPogPus1 chromosome 27, bPogPus1.pri, whole genome shotgun sequence DNA region contains:
- the LOC135187377 gene encoding uncharacterized protein LOC135187377, with the protein MPFPADANSRGCLAARPSPAHLNLFLVSPGPWCCWLRSALPDGPEAEERPVSVLSCLSYRKRPGLKDSIGGRGDEQTLFSALSERPSSPDRAARRAARGGEPEDRAAVIARAFADASSRARQGLGKRWSLSAADGEKASVASAPVSRASSTSWRGLEDEDEGDEGYSVLSFALSSPGSLRSRRGGPEGRPESRHSLARSRLDEGDEGSRGQPPLARSFSVPPRPRSAASEDGGPGDARPVGHRSYLDPDLEAAIQEVLSYRPLQARGISSPEADSGDDGRSVRSMRSVRSAAPLGAADRPPGSLRRSASALDFSRRSGRRRSSSGSSDEEEERKKKSGKKRTKKAKKKSKQKKKKKQQSSSDSSSSSTSSSDSSSGSTSSYRSTSSVKKGPKAVGGEELGHPGRGKKEKQRKKQVDSLMMKYLYRPESD; encoded by the coding sequence ATGCCATTTCCTGCTGATGCGAATTCCCGAGGCTGCCTCGCTGCCCGCCCCTCGCCCGCTCATCTCAATCTCTTTCTTGTCTCCCCTGGGccgtggtgctgctggctcaggtcAGCCCTGCCGGACGGCCCCGAGGCCGAGGAGCGGCCGGTGTCGGTGTTGAGCTGCCTCAGCTATAGGAAGCGGCCGGGCCTCAAAGACTCCATAGGTGGCCGTGGGGATGAGCAGACGCTCTTCAGTGCGCTCAGCGAGCGACCTTCTTCCCCCGATCGTGCTGCCCGCAGAGCAGCCCGCGGCGGTGAGCCCGAGGACCGGGCAGCCGTCATCGCCCGTGCCTTCGCTGATGCCAGCAGCCGTGCTCGGCAAGGGCTGGGCAAGCGGTGGTCCCTCTCGGCTGCTGATGGCGAGAAAGCCTCCGTCGCCTCTGCCCCAGTGAGCCgggcctcctccacctcctggcGTGGTctggaggatgaggatgagggGGACGAGGGGTATTCGGTGCTGAGCTTCGCACTCTCCAGCCCTGGAAGCTTGCGAAGCCGACGTGGGGGACCAGAGGGCCGGCCTGAGTCACGGCACTCCCTGGCCCGCAGCCGCCTGGATGAGGGAGACGAGGGGTCCCGCGGGCAGCCCCCTCTGGCACGCAGCTTCTCTGTGCCCCCTCGGCCCCGCAGTGCTGCCTCTGAGGATGGGGGTCCTGGGGACGCCCGCCCCGTGGGGCACCGCTCCTACCTTGACCCTGACCTGGAAGCTGCCATCCAGGAGGTGCTGAGCTACCGCCCTCTGCAGGCCAGGGGCATCTCCAGCCCCGAGGCTGATTCTGGGGACGATGGTCGCAGTGTGCGGAGCATGCGAAGTGTGAGAAGTGCGGCCCCCCTGGGTGCCGCCGACCGACCTCCCGGCAGCCTTCGGcgctctgcttctgctcttgaCTTCTCTCGGCGCTCTGGCCGGCGCcgcagcagctcaggctcctcagatGAAGAGGAGGAGCGGAAGAAGAAGAGTGGTAAGAAGCgcaccaagaaggccaagaagAAATccaagcagaagaagaagaagaagcagcagtcaTCATCTGACTCGAGTTCCTCATCCACTTCCTCCTCTGATTCCTCCTCTGGCTCCACCAGCTCTTATCGGAGCACCTCTAGCGTCAAGAAGGGCCCAAAGGCAGTGGggggtgaggagctggggcatCCCGGCCGGGGCAAGAAGGAGAAGCAGCGGAAGAAGCAGGTTGACAGCCTGATGATGAAGTACTTGTACCGTCCTGAGAGCGACTGA
- the PIPOX gene encoding peroxisomal sarcosine oxidase isoform X1, giving the protein MPGSLFADISWCRPLQHSASAHGAGRDGVVSGCSHPHVPLAPQFILPHSRGSSHGQSRIIRSTYAKAVYARMMPESFRLWQQLETEASTSLYRQTGLVVLGPAGDPSLESCRRSLDDGDATVILDATTLAQRFPGLRTHAGEVALWDGTGGVLFADRALRAVQDVFRRHGGTLRDGEKVLRIEPGTMVTVTTSGGVYQAPRLIIAAGAWTGALVAPLGLRLPLQPLRIDVCYWRKKEPGSPDMGRDSPCFITAGLRQPPHSVYGLPALEYPGLVKVCYHYGSPTDPDERDRAPPGAPRPSIALLSRFISSYLPGLETEPAVVETCLYTNTPDEDFILDRHPQYSNIIIGAGFSGHGFKLAPVVGKLLCELSLSEEPSHSMAPFAIARFPNVLQAAL; this is encoded by the exons ATGCCAGGATCCCTGTTTGCTGATATTTCTTGGTGCCGCCCactgcagcacagtgccagtgcCCATGGGGCTGGCAGAGATGGGGTTGTCAGTGGCTGCAGtcacccccatgtccctcttgcCCCACAGTTCATCTTGCCCCACTCACGGGGCAGCTCTCATGGGCAGAGCCGCATCATCCGCAGCACCTATGCCAAGGCAGTTTATGCCCGCATGATGCCCGAGAGCTTCcgcctctggcagcagctggagactgaggccagcaccagcctctaCAG GCAGACagggctggtggtgctgggaccAGCGGGTGACCCATCGCTGGAGAGCTGCCGGCGCAGCCTGGATGATGGTGATGCCACGGTCATCCTCGATGCCACGACACTGGCCCAGCGCTTCCCTGGCCTCCGGACCCACGCTGGTGAGGTGGCCCTGTGGGATGGCACCGGCGGAGTGCTGTTCGCTGACCGGGCACTGCGGGCGGTGCAG GACGTCTTCCGCCGGCACGGGGGCACCCTGCGGGATGGGGAGAAGGTGCTGCGCATTGAACCTGGGACGATGGTCACTGTCACCACCTCCGGTGGGGTGTATCAGGCGCCCCGGCTCATCATTGCAGCTGGAGCTTGGACGGGTGCCCTCGTGGCACCCCTGGGTCTCCGCCTGCCACTGCAG CCGCTGCGCATTGATGTCTGCTACTGGAGGAAGAAGGAGCCGGGGAgccctgacatgggcagagacagTCCCTGCTTCATCACCGCGGGGCTGAGACAACCTCCCCACAGTGTCTACGGGCTGCCAGCCCTCGAGTACCCAGGGCTGGTCAAG GTGTGCTACCACTATGGCAGCCCTACTGACCCTGATGAGCGAGACCGGGCCCCCCCAGGTGCCCCTCGTCCCAGTATTGCCCTCCTGAGCAGATTCATCAGCAGCTACCTGCCTGGGCTGGAGACAGAGCCGGCAGTGGTGGAGACTTGCCTCTACACG AACACCCCAGATGAAGACTTCATCTTAGACCGGCACCCCCAGTACAGCAACATCATCATCGGGGCTGGATTCTCAG GCCATGGGTTcaagctggcaccagtggtgggTAAGCTGCTGTGTGAGTTGAGCCTGAGTGAGGAGCCGTCCCACAGCATGGCCCCCTTTGCCATCGCCCGCTTCCCTAACGTGCTTCAGGCTGCACTGTAG
- the PIPOX gene encoding peroxisomal sarcosine oxidase isoform X2 has translation MAALSQRIQAAYDAIVIGAGIQGSFSAYHLAQRHRNTLLLEQFILPHSRGSSHGQSRIIRSTYAKAVYARMMPESFRLWQQLETEASTSLYRQTGLVVLGPAGDPSLESCRRSLDDGDATVILDATTLAQRFPGLRTHAGEVALWDGTGGVLFADRALRAVQDVFRRHGGTLRDGEKVLRIEPGTMVTVTTSGGVYQAPRLIIAAGAWTGALVAPLGLRLPLQPLRIDVCYWRKKEPGSPDMGRDSPCFITAGLRQPPHSVYGLPALEYPGLVKVCYHYGSPTDPDERDRAPPGAPRPSIALLSRFISSYLPGLETEPAVVETCLYTNTPDEDFILDRHPQYSNIIIGAGFSGHGFKLAPVVGKLLCELSLSEEPSHSMAPFAIARFPNVLQAAL, from the exons ATGGCTGCCCTGAGCCAGCGCATTCAGGCTGCCTATGATGCCATCGTCATCGGGGCCGGCATCCAGGGCTCCTTCAGTGCCTACCACCTGGCCCAACGCCACCGGAACACCCTCTTGCTGGAGCAG TTCATCTTGCCCCACTCACGGGGCAGCTCTCATGGGCAGAGCCGCATCATCCGCAGCACCTATGCCAAGGCAGTTTATGCCCGCATGATGCCCGAGAGCTTCcgcctctggcagcagctggagactgaggccagcaccagcctctaCAG GCAGACagggctggtggtgctgggaccAGCGGGTGACCCATCGCTGGAGAGCTGCCGGCGCAGCCTGGATGATGGTGATGCCACGGTCATCCTCGATGCCACGACACTGGCCCAGCGCTTCCCTGGCCTCCGGACCCACGCTGGTGAGGTGGCCCTGTGGGATGGCACCGGCGGAGTGCTGTTCGCTGACCGGGCACTGCGGGCGGTGCAG GACGTCTTCCGCCGGCACGGGGGCACCCTGCGGGATGGGGAGAAGGTGCTGCGCATTGAACCTGGGACGATGGTCACTGTCACCACCTCCGGTGGGGTGTATCAGGCGCCCCGGCTCATCATTGCAGCTGGAGCTTGGACGGGTGCCCTCGTGGCACCCCTGGGTCTCCGCCTGCCACTGCAG CCGCTGCGCATTGATGTCTGCTACTGGAGGAAGAAGGAGCCGGGGAgccctgacatgggcagagacagTCCCTGCTTCATCACCGCGGGGCTGAGACAACCTCCCCACAGTGTCTACGGGCTGCCAGCCCTCGAGTACCCAGGGCTGGTCAAG GTGTGCTACCACTATGGCAGCCCTACTGACCCTGATGAGCGAGACCGGGCCCCCCCAGGTGCCCCTCGTCCCAGTATTGCCCTCCTGAGCAGATTCATCAGCAGCTACCTGCCTGGGCTGGAGACAGAGCCGGCAGTGGTGGAGACTTGCCTCTACACG AACACCCCAGATGAAGACTTCATCTTAGACCGGCACCCCCAGTACAGCAACATCATCATCGGGGCTGGATTCTCAG GCCATGGGTTcaagctggcaccagtggtgggTAAGCTGCTGTGTGAGTTGAGCCTGAGTGAGGAGCCGTCCCACAGCATGGCCCCCTTTGCCATCGCCCGCTTCCCTAACGTGCTTCAGGCTGCACTGTAG